The Bacteroidales bacterium genome has a segment encoding these proteins:
- a CDS encoding PhoH family protein, which produces MSEKIISLESVNPLEIFGVNDANFELLKSHFPKLKLVARGTELKVIGEEGEIDLFEKRFSLLILHFERFGKLSEYDVRDLLDGEADDVPQSLQQNTDVLVHGRNGKLIKARTPNQQKMVESCKRNDLVFAIGPAGTGKTYTAVALAVQALRNKEIKRIILTRPAVEAGENLGFLPGDLKDKLDPYLQPLYDALRDMVPSQKLLGYLEDGTIEIAPLAFMRGRTLDNVFAILDEAQNATENQLKMFLTRMGSSAKFVVTGDITQIDLPRNQSSGLIQVTKILNNIPGIDFIYLNEKDIVRHKLVVQIINAYGKLSNSNNQNRQNNGNDNQNKL; this is translated from the coding sequence ATGTCCGAAAAAATCATATCACTTGAGTCTGTTAATCCTCTTGAAATTTTTGGCGTAAACGATGCCAATTTCGAGTTGCTGAAAAGTCACTTTCCTAAACTAAAACTTGTTGCCCGCGGTACTGAACTAAAGGTGATTGGTGAAGAAGGAGAAATTGATCTGTTCGAAAAGCGCTTTTCGTTGCTAATTCTTCATTTTGAACGTTTTGGCAAACTGAGCGAATACGACGTCAGGGATTTGCTCGACGGCGAAGCGGATGATGTGCCTCAAAGTTTGCAGCAAAATACCGATGTACTTGTACATGGCCGTAACGGCAAACTGATAAAAGCCCGTACACCAAACCAACAGAAAATGGTTGAAAGTTGCAAGCGGAACGACCTGGTGTTTGCCATTGGCCCGGCAGGAACCGGAAAGACTTATACAGCTGTGGCTCTGGCTGTGCAGGCATTGCGGAATAAAGAAATTAAACGAATAATTCTTACCCGCCCTGCAGTGGAGGCCGGAGAAAATCTTGGATTCCTTCCCGGCGATCTTAAAGACAAGCTTGATCCCTACCTCCAGCCTCTGTATGATGCACTTCGGGACATGGTTCCATCACAAAAACTGCTGGGTTACCTCGAAGACGGAACAATTGAGATAGCTCCGCTGGCTTTCATGCGTGGACGAACGCTCGACAACGTTTTCGCTATCCTCGACGAAGCCCAGAACGCCACCGAAAACCAGTTGAAAATGTTCCTCACGCGCATGGGGTCTTCAGCCAAATTTGTAGTTACCGGCGACATTACACAAATTGACCTCCCGAGAAACCAGTCCTCAGGCCTTATTCAGGTGACCAAAATTCTGAATAACATTCCCGGAATTGATTTCATTTACCTGAACGAAAAGGATATTGTGCGCCACAAACTGGTCGTTCAAATTATCAATGCTTACGGAAAATTATCCAATTCAAATAATCAAAACAGACAAAACAATGGAAACGATAACCAAAACAAACTTTAG